Proteins encoded within one genomic window of Arachis ipaensis cultivar K30076 chromosome B08, Araip1.1, whole genome shotgun sequence:
- the LOC107613599 gene encoding uncharacterized protein LOC107613599, translating into MALYTCTFISPSPPSLSAPIRRSHSLLRRRVSSPNASVGSSSSSSSEPKTSSSSQSTPIAPSATTTTTTSSSTPFVESRPPDPVFNYAFASPNGNPAVRFFRSTESNIERLIFDFRFLALFAVGGSLAGSLLCFLNGCIYIIDAYKVYWSSCVKGVHSGKMVLRLVEAIDVYLAGTVMLIFGMGLYGLFISNTSSHEKPAVDRALVGSSLFGMFVLKERPKWMKISSLDELKTKVGHVIVMILLVKMFERSKMVAISTGMDLLSYSVCIFLSSASLYILHNLHKGE; encoded by the exons ATGGCTCTTTACACATGCACCTTCATCTCTCCCTCTCCACCTTCCCTCTCCGCACCAATCCGCCGGAGCCACTCATTACTTCGCCGTCGAGTTTCAAGTCCAAATGCTTCCGTaggctcttcttcttcttcttcatctgaaccgaaaacatcatcatcatcacaatcAACACCGATTGCTCCATCTGCTACTACTACAACAACAACTTCGTCCTCAACACCTTTCGTTGAGTCTAGGCCACCTGACCCTGTCTTCAATTACGCATTCGCCAGCCCTAATGGCAACCCTGCTGTTAGGTTTTTTCGATCTACGGAGTCTAACATTGAAAGG CTTATATTTGACTTCCGTTTCTTGGCACTATTCGCTGTTGGAGGTTCATTGGCTGGTTCACTATTGTGCTTCCTAAAC GGTTGTATTTATATTATTGATGCATACAAAGTCTATTGGTCAAGCTGTGTCAAAGGAGTTCACTCTGGAAAGATGGTTCTGCGACTGGTTGAAGCAATTG ATGTTTATTTGGCTGGTACGGTTATGCTGATATTTGGAATGGGACTGTACGGATTGTTCATAAGCAATACATCTTCACATGAGAAACCTGCTGTGGATCGTGCTCTTGTAGGATCCTCTTTGTTTGGAATGTTTGTTTTGAAG GAGAGGCCTAAATGGATGAAAATTAGCTCACTGGACGAACTGAAGACAAAAGTGGGGCACGTTATTGTCATGATTCTTCTGGTAAAAATGTTTGAGAGAAGCAAAATGGTAGCCATTTCCACAGGAATGGATTTACTTAGTTATTCAGTCTGTATTTTCTTATCTTCTGCATCTTTGTATATCCTCCATAACCTCCATAAGGGAGAGTAG